One genomic segment of Penaeus monodon isolate SGIC_2016 chromosome 31, NSTDA_Pmon_1, whole genome shotgun sequence includes these proteins:
- the LOC119593148 gene encoding uncharacterized protein LOC119593148: MARGTARLVSACIALMVTCVWQPMTATELPAGDATSLLTFLAIPRSDTALLPHSQDDADFAYTYSLPPSDLSDSGGYDYDRYSMGAERRKRVFLSRGWGPGGYEAPQPPQRFVRRPPLPPTKLPQKQPLVQAQKSKGLGGSRFAALVSNQQPPPNQPNTQYRRFHSIFTSGTWSPLGKRSGIHTAHEESQASSDRANEEEPEIHAEKKSAVFASHGWGAGGSSTPRKQLWTPATNSLRSLMYPQVMSLSEGSWESGRATAGPQRHMSNFQAAGASQQRKPLLHLFVSNGWGPMGR; the protein is encoded by the exons GCGCGCGGCACAGCCCGGCTGGTTTCCGCATGTATAGCGTTGATGGTGACCTGTGTGTGGCAGCCTATGACCGCCACTGAGCTGCCCGCTGGAGACGCTACCTCTCTGCTGACCTTCCTGGCCATTCCGCGTTCTGACACAGCCCTCCTACCACACTCCCAGGACGATGCTGACTTCGCCTACACCTATAGCCTTCCCCCCTCTGATCTCAGTGACAGCGGAGGATATGATTACGACAGGTACAGCATGGGAGCGGAGCGGCGCAAGCGGGTGTTCCTCAGCCGCGGGTGGGGTCCCGGGGGTTACGAGGCCCCTCAGCCCCCGCAGCGGTTCGTGCGtcgcccccccctgcccccaacaAAGCTCCCACAAAAACAACCTCTGGTGCAGGCGCAGAAGAGCAAAG GTCTTGGAGGCAGCAGATTCGCAGCCCTGGTATCAAATCAGCAGCCTCCTCCAAACCAGCCCAACACACAGTACCGGAGGTTCCACTCCATCTTCACCTCAGGAACATGGAGTCCCCTTGGCAAGCGGAGTGGCATACACACTGCCCATGAGGAATCGCAAGCATCCTCCGACAGAGCCAACGAGGAAGAACCAGAAATACACGCAGAAAAGAAAAGTGCTGTGTTTGCTTCCCATGGATGGGGTGCTGGAGGCTCCTCTACACCCAGGAAGCAACTATGGACCCCAGCAACCAACAGCCTGAGGTCCTTGATGTACCCACAAGTCATGAGCTTGAGCGAAGGCAGCTGGGAGAGTGGACGTGCAACAGCTGGCCCTCAGAGACACATGTCCAATTTTCAGGCCGCTGGTGCATCTCAACAACGAAAGCCTCTCCTGCACCTCTTTGTCTCTAATGGCTGGGGACCCATGGGGAGATGA